A window of the Arachis duranensis cultivar V14167 chromosome 5, aradu.V14167.gnm2.J7QH, whole genome shotgun sequence genome harbors these coding sequences:
- the LOC107489631 gene encoding uncharacterized protein LOC107489631 translates to MGTAGDAHADKGCAKFLKLNRVQSLAYQDKSKWFQDMRQSLSLTASIIATITFQSAINPPGGVVPAPDGETPICFASNQTNIQICPGESVVALMKKKYYLGFLICNTICFISSLSVCLLLVSGLSLDNTSVTWFLLIGMCITITSLVVTYLFGAMMVTPEIIKNVGSAFAVIMIVWAAVFALVSFLLILRFVSSKNEKVKKHKEQETQEQELARV, encoded by the coding sequence ATGGGAACAGCAGGTGATGCACACGCAGATAAAGGATGTGCCAAGTTTCTTAAGCTTAATAGAGTGCAGTCACTAGCTTATCAGGACAAAAGCAAATGGTTTCAAGATATGAGACAGAGCCTCAGTCTGACGGCTTCCATAATAGCAACCATCACCTTTCAATCCGCCATCAACCCGCCCGGGGGTGTCGTGCCAGCACCGGACGGTGAGACGCCAATCTGTTTTGCATCTAATCAAACAAACATACAAATTTGCCCCGGGGAATCTGTTGTAGCcctgatgaaaaaaaaatattacttaggGTTCTTGATATGCAACACCATATGTTTCATATCGTCACTAAGTGTTTGTCTCTTACTGGTGAGTGGCCTCTCTCTGGACAATACATCGGTGACGTGGTTCTTGTTGATTGGCATGTGTATCACTATCACAAGCCTTGTTGTTACTTACTTGTTTGGAGCCATGATGGTTACtcctgaaattattaaaaatgttGGGAGTGCTTTCGCGGTTATTATGATTGTGTGGGCTGCGGTGTTCGCGCTAGTTAGTTTCCTCCTCATATTACGCTTTGTTTCTAGTAAGAACGAGAAAGTGAAGAAACACAAAGAGCAAGAAACTCAAGAACAAGAATTAGCTAGAGTGTGA